One window of the Gemmatimonadota bacterium genome contains the following:
- a CDS encoding insulinase family protein yields the protein MTYETGGIRVIQRQIAGDIAVANLYLLGGVRQVTWANAGIEPFFLEATERGTRAYSKDRLRRAMSRLGTGIITDADPDWSVFGIRATRATFDSTWAIFASRLMQPTLDSAEVELVRQQFLLGVSQRQDSPDALLEYLADSVTFDGHPYAIPTTGTEASLSRISVADLRAFQREQVVKSRMLLVVAGDIPRARIERLVGLTLARLPVGSYKWTLPDTLPRTKATSFAVDRQLPTNYIMGRYAGPKAGTKEYYALRITSAVLAGQLFGEIRSRRNLTYAVDAPFIERAVAAGGFYVTTVQPELTVDIMRQQLAAVRTGMINEEGLGRLIQQFLTQFYLDNETNANQADFLARSFLFEGDIRAVAKFEEQLRSVTPQDIQRAAQRYMRDVRWVYIGDAKRAPAKSFERF from the coding sequence GTGACGTACGAGACCGGCGGGATCCGGGTGATCCAGCGGCAGATCGCGGGCGACATCGCGGTGGCCAACCTGTACCTGCTGGGCGGGGTGCGGCAGGTCACGTGGGCCAATGCGGGGATCGAGCCCTTCTTTCTCGAGGCCACGGAGCGCGGCACACGCGCCTACTCGAAGGACCGGCTTCGGCGCGCCATGTCGCGCCTGGGGACGGGGATCATCACCGACGCCGATCCCGACTGGTCGGTCTTCGGGATCCGGGCGACGCGCGCCACGTTCGATAGCACGTGGGCCATCTTCGCCTCGCGCCTCATGCAGCCGACGCTCGATTCGGCCGAGGTGGAACTCGTCAGGCAGCAATTCCTGCTCGGCGTGAGCCAGCGGCAGGACTCGCCCGACGCCCTGCTCGAGTACCTCGCCGACTCGGTGACGTTCGATGGGCACCCGTACGCCATCCCGACCACAGGGACCGAAGCCTCACTCTCGCGGATCAGCGTGGCCGACCTGCGCGCGTTCCAGCGGGAGCAGGTGGTGAAGTCGCGCATGCTCCTGGTGGTGGCGGGTGACATCCCGCGGGCGCGCATCGAGCGACTCGTGGGGCTGACGCTGGCCAGGCTCCCGGTCGGCAGCTACAAGTGGACGCTGCCTGACACGCTGCCGCGCACCAAGGCGACGTCGTTCGCGGTCGACCGGCAGCTCCCCACCAACTACATCATGGGGCGCTACGCCGGCCCCAAGGCGGGGACGAAGGAGTACTACGCGCTGCGCATTACCTCGGCGGTGCTGGCCGGACAGCTCTTTGGGGAGATTCGGTCGCGACGCAACCTCACCTATGCCGTGGATGCCCCGTTCATCGAACGCGCCGTTGCGGCTGGCGGGTTCTACGTCACCACGGTGCAGCCCGAACTCACCGTCGACATCATGCGCCAGCAGCTGGCGGCGGTGCGCACGGGGATGATCAACGAGGAGGGGTTGGGGCGGTTGATCCAGCAGTTCCTGACGCAGTTCTACCTCGACAACGAGACCAACGCCAACCAGGCCGACTTCCTCGCGCGGTCGTTCCTGTTCGAGGGAGACATTCGGGCGGTGGCAAAGTTCGAGGAGCAATTGCGCAGCGTGACGCCGCAGGACATCCAGCGGGCCGCGCAGCGCTACATGCGGGATGTGCGGTGGGTCTACATCGGCGACGCGAAGCGCGCGCCGGCGAAGTCATTTGAAAGATTCTGA
- a CDS encoding helix-turn-helix transcriptional regulator, with amino-acid sequence MSDHAPIALCPRFHRAVELIGKRWTGAILRILQSGRTRFNAIAASIPDMSDRMLSERLRELEHEGIVERFVVPETPVRVEYELTAKGRALDEAFCAIARWAEQYVEPTAEATTAHSATG; translated from the coding sequence ATGTCGGATCACGCGCCGATCGCCCTCTGCCCGCGGTTCCATCGGGCGGTCGAGCTTATCGGCAAGCGGTGGACGGGGGCGATCCTTCGGATCCTCCAGAGCGGTCGCACGCGGTTCAACGCGATCGCGGCCTCCATCCCCGACATGAGCGACCGGATGCTCTCCGAGCGCCTGCGAGAGCTCGAGCATGAGGGAATCGTCGAGCGATTCGTGGTCCCCGAGACGCCAGTGCGGGTCGAGTACGAACTCACCGCGAAGGGGCGCGCGCTCGACGAGGCGTTCTGCGCCATCGCCCGTTGGGCGGAGCAGTACGTCGAACCGACAGCGGAGGCGACCACCGCGCACAGCGCGACCGGCTAA
- a CDS encoding TerC family protein, whose amino-acid sequence MNPELWAWGGFLAFVLLVLAIDLGVLNKKAHVVTIREALRFTAVVAFLAVCFGGLVYGLYEHHWLGLGLQVDKLDGVMNDGRLAAVKFFTGYVIELSLSADNVFVIAMIFQYMRVPPLYQHRVLFWGILGALVMRGAMILLGASLIARYHWILYLFGVFLVYTAIKMLVTREEEHEGDAPADGVVLRLLRRAFPITPTYHEQHFAIQQDGRWVLTPLAVALVLVETTDLIFAVDSIPAIFAITTDPFLVFTSNVFAILGLRSLYFALAGAIEKFRYLKVSLAAILGLVGVKMLVADLLKDYLGPNFNFWLLGMVAAILAAGVIASWARARRDADARHDMPSD is encoded by the coding sequence ATCAATCCCGAACTCTGGGCGTGGGGCGGCTTTCTCGCCTTTGTCCTGCTCGTCCTTGCCATCGACCTCGGGGTCCTCAACAAGAAGGCCCATGTCGTGACCATCCGGGAGGCGCTCCGCTTCACTGCGGTGGTGGCCTTCCTGGCGGTGTGCTTCGGAGGGCTCGTCTACGGGCTGTACGAGCACCACTGGCTGGGGCTCGGCCTGCAGGTGGACAAGCTCGATGGCGTGATGAACGACGGGCGTCTGGCGGCGGTGAAGTTCTTCACGGGCTACGTGATCGAGCTGTCGCTCTCGGCGGACAACGTCTTCGTCATCGCCATGATCTTCCAGTACATGCGGGTGCCGCCGCTGTACCAGCATCGCGTGCTGTTCTGGGGGATTCTCGGTGCGCTGGTGATGCGCGGGGCGATGATCCTGTTGGGCGCGTCGCTCATCGCGCGCTACCACTGGATCCTCTACCTCTTCGGCGTCTTTCTTGTCTACACGGCGATCAAGATGCTGGTGACGCGCGAGGAGGAACACGAAGGGGACGCGCCGGCCGACGGTGTCGTCCTGCGGCTGCTGCGCCGCGCCTTCCCGATCACCCCGACGTACCACGAGCAGCACTTCGCCATTCAGCAGGACGGGCGGTGGGTGCTCACACCGTTGGCGGTGGCGCTGGTGCTGGTGGAGACGACGGACCTGATCTTCGCCGTCGACTCGATTCCGGCGATCTTTGCCATCACGACCGACCCGTTCCTCGTCTTCACAAGCAACGTCTTCGCCATCCTTGGCCTTCGGTCGCTGTACTTCGCGCTGGCCGGGGCGATCGAGAAGTTCCGCTACCTCAAGGTGTCGCTGGCGGCCATCCTCGGGCTGGTGGGGGTGAAGATGTTGGTGGCCGACCTGCTCAAGGACTACCTCGGGCCGAACTTCAACTTCTGGCTGCTGGGGATGGTGGCGGCGATTCTCGCGGCGGGGGTCATTGCGTCGTGGGCGCGCGCGCGGCGGGACGCGGACGCTCGGCACGACATGCCGTCGGACTAG
- a CDS encoding aminotransferase class I/II-fold pyridoxal phosphate-dependent enzyme codes for MMRAGREVQLMCVGEPDFPTPERVVTAAVDALRRGETRYTIPAGIPELRAAISRHYTTRYGVSVPAERILVTAGGSAALTLAFGVLANPGDEFLMADPGYPSNRALLTFCGAKARHIPVGAAERFQLTAELVDRHWTPNTRGVMAASPANPTGTTIPDEELRAIHAVVRARGATLIVDEIYHGLTYDHHPQTAAALGDDVFVVNSFSKYYSMTGWRLGWMVIPEPYFDATARMAQHMYIAAAAPSQWAGVAAMEPESTVIYEQQREELHRRRDFVVPALDAMGIAVPCKPDGAFYVYADCSGVTHDSWAFARGLLQQTGVAVTPGKDFGEYRANDFVRIAYTAPIPRMEVALGRVDDFLKTLRR; via the coding sequence ATGATGCGCGCCGGGCGCGAGGTGCAGCTCATGTGCGTCGGGGAGCCCGACTTCCCCACCCCGGAGCGGGTCGTGACCGCCGCGGTCGACGCGCTGCGCCGCGGCGAGACGCGCTACACGATCCCCGCCGGGATTCCCGAACTCCGCGCGGCGATCTCGCGCCACTACACCACGCGCTACGGCGTCAGCGTCCCGGCCGAGCGGATCCTGGTGACGGCGGGTGGGTCGGCGGCGCTGACGTTGGCGTTCGGGGTGCTCGCCAATCCGGGTGACGAGTTCCTGATGGCCGATCCCGGGTATCCGTCGAACCGGGCGCTCCTCACCTTTTGCGGGGCCAAGGCACGCCACATCCCGGTGGGGGCGGCGGAGCGCTTTCAGCTGACGGCGGAGCTGGTCGATCGCCATTGGACGCCGAACACGCGTGGCGTGATGGCAGCCTCGCCGGCCAACCCCACCGGGACGACGATCCCCGACGAGGAACTGCGCGCGATCCACGCCGTCGTCCGGGCGCGCGGCGCGACGCTCATCGTCGACGAGATCTACCACGGGCTCACCTACGACCACCATCCACAAACCGCGGCCGCGTTAGGCGACGACGTCTTCGTGGTCAACTCGTTCTCCAAGTACTACAGCATGACGGGGTGGCGCCTGGGGTGGATGGTGATCCCGGAGCCGTACTTCGATGCAACCGCACGCATGGCCCAGCACATGTACATCGCCGCCGCGGCGCCGTCGCAGTGGGCGGGGGTGGCGGCGATGGAGCCGGAGAGCACGGTCATCTACGAACAGCAGCGCGAGGAGCTGCACCGGCGCCGCGACTTCGTGGTGCCGGCCCTCGATGCGATGGGCATCGCCGTCCCCTGCAAGCCGGACGGGGCCTTCTACGTCTACGCGGACTGCAGCGGCGTCACGCACGACTCGTGGGCGTTCGCGCGCGGGCTGCTGCAGCAGACGGGGGTGGCGGTCACGCCAGGGAAGGACTTTGGCGAGTATCGCGCCAACGACTTCGTGCGCATCGCGTACACGGCCCCGATTCCGCGGATGGAAGTGGCGCTGGGTAGGGTCGACGACTTCCTGAAGACGCTTCGGCGCTGA
- a CDS encoding insulinase family protein translates to MPRLLVFPSSFTRALVWALIATSSLAPEARGQRANLEKFIHQKVLANGMQLIVAENHSVPLATVEINVRNGSFTQPPGYEGLAHMYEHMFFKANAQLPQPDEFIERASALGAVFNGTTQEERVNYYMTLPKDSLEGAMRIIAAALREPKFLREELERERQVVLGEYDRNEASPFFALQEAIGKRVYPGQWSRKNIIGERTVLQTVGPEKMREIQKKYYVPNNSALLVAGDVDPQRVFQLAEAVFGDWKRGDDPFVKDPIPPIPALTANEAVIVEQPVNAVTVMMEWQGPSVRQDPTATYAADVFSDALNQAVSVMQQRLVDTGLFQSIGVNYYTLDQKGPISIVGQTTPERLKEAVVALDREIARFADPGYITQEQLVNVKAERAVSTAYGEDRASGFAHTLGFWWAVSGIDYYMGYIDGMAKQSLGDLQAYARKYIVGKPRVVGVLIDPDARKRIGLKESDLLPKVVQ, encoded by the coding sequence ATGCCTCGTCTTCTCGTCTTCCCGTCTTCGTTCACCCGGGCACTGGTCTGGGCCCTGATCGCCACGTCCTCGCTCGCGCCAGAGGCGCGAGGACAGCGCGCGAACCTGGAGAAGTTCATCCACCAGAAGGTGCTGGCCAACGGCATGCAGCTCATCGTGGCCGAGAACCACAGCGTCCCGCTGGCCACGGTGGAGATCAACGTGCGCAACGGCTCGTTCACGCAGCCGCCGGGCTACGAAGGGCTGGCGCACATGTACGAGCACATGTTCTTCAAGGCCAACGCGCAGTTGCCGCAGCCGGACGAGTTCATCGAACGCGCGTCGGCGCTGGGGGCGGTGTTCAACGGGACCACGCAGGAAGAGCGCGTCAACTATTACATGACGCTCCCCAAGGACTCGCTGGAGGGGGCGATGCGCATCATCGCGGCCGCGTTGCGGGAGCCCAAGTTCCTGCGCGAGGAGCTGGAGCGCGAACGGCAGGTGGTGCTGGGCGAGTACGACCGCAACGAGGCGTCGCCCTTCTTCGCGCTGCAGGAAGCGATCGGCAAGCGCGTCTATCCGGGACAGTGGAGCCGCAAGAACATCATCGGCGAGCGCACGGTGCTGCAGACGGTTGGTCCCGAGAAGATGCGCGAGATCCAGAAGAAGTACTACGTCCCCAACAACTCGGCGCTGCTGGTGGCCGGCGACGTCGATCCGCAACGCGTCTTTCAGCTGGCGGAGGCGGTCTTCGGTGACTGGAAGCGGGGCGACGATCCCTTCGTGAAGGACCCGATCCCGCCGATCCCCGCCCTCACGGCCAATGAAGCCGTGATCGTGGAGCAACCGGTGAACGCGGTGACGGTGATGATGGAGTGGCAGGGGCCGAGCGTGCGGCAGGATCCGACAGCGACGTATGCGGCGGACGTCTTCTCCGATGCGCTCAACCAGGCGGTGTCGGTGATGCAGCAGCGCCTGGTCGACACGGGGCTCTTCCAGTCGATCGGCGTGAACTACTACACGCTGGACCAGAAGGGGCCGATCTCGATCGTGGGACAGACGACGCCGGAGCGGCTGAAGGAGGCGGTGGTGGCGCTCGACCGCGAGATCGCCCGGTTCGCCGATCCGGGCTACATCACGCAGGAGCAGCTCGTGAACGTGAAGGCCGAGCGCGCGGTGAGCACGGCGTACGGCGAGGACCGTGCGAGCGGCTTCGCCCACACGTTAGGCTTCTGGTGGGCCGTCTCGGGGATCGACTACTACATGGGGTACATCGACGGCATGGCGAAGCAGTCGCTGGGTGACCTGCAGGCGTACGCACGCAAGTACATCGTCGGCAAGCCGCGCGTCGTCGGGGTGCTGATCGACCCGGATGCGCGGAAGCGCATCGGGCTCAAGGAGAGCGACCTGCTGCCGAAGGTGGTGCAATGA
- a CDS encoding amidohydrolase — translation MLRSLRLAQYATAAIALAAPFVALSTPLSAQTPALQALHTAIDNHAGEIETKVVAWRRDIHQHPELSFQEVRTAKLVADHLKALGLEVQTGVGGNGVVGVLRGGKPGPVVALRADMDALPVTELVDLPFKSTVRAVYNGQETGVMHACGHDNHVAILMGTAEVLAGMKASVPGTVKFIFQPAEEAPPVGGAGPMIEAGVLENPKVDAIFGLHVGPGPLGSVSWRGGATAAAGDIFRIVVHGKQTHGAYPAAGVDPIVVGSQIVLGLQTIISRQSDLTTAPAILTVGAFHSGLRENIIPDSAWMIGTVRTLDPQMRTEIHQRLTRTAEMIAQSAGATADVKIELGYPVTVNTTALARRMLPSLQRVVGADKTVESRPGTAGEDFSRYLEKVPGFFFSLGVTPAGKDPRTVAANHSPLFFADEQALRVGVRLMSSVAVDFLALGAQVQP, via the coding sequence ATGCTCCGTTCGCTTCGCCTCGCCCAGTACGCCACCGCCGCCATCGCCCTCGCCGCACCGTTCGTTGCGCTCTCCACACCACTCAGCGCCCAGACGCCCGCCCTCCAGGCGCTCCATACCGCGATCGACAACCACGCCGGGGAGATCGAGACCAAGGTCGTCGCCTGGCGCCGGGACATTCACCAGCACCCCGAACTCTCCTTTCAGGAGGTGCGGACCGCCAAGCTCGTCGCCGATCACCTCAAGGCGCTGGGGCTCGAGGTGCAGACCGGCGTTGGCGGGAACGGAGTCGTGGGGGTGCTGCGCGGCGGAAAGCCGGGGCCGGTGGTGGCGCTCCGCGCCGACATGGACGCCCTCCCGGTCACCGAACTCGTCGACCTCCCGTTCAAGAGCACCGTGCGCGCGGTCTACAATGGGCAGGAGACCGGCGTCATGCACGCCTGTGGACACGACAACCACGTCGCCATCCTCATGGGGACCGCCGAGGTTCTCGCCGGGATGAAGGCATCCGTACCGGGCACGGTGAAGTTCATCTTCCAGCCCGCCGAGGAAGCGCCGCCGGTGGGCGGGGCCGGACCCATGATCGAGGCTGGCGTCCTCGAGAATCCCAAGGTCGACGCCATCTTCGGGCTGCACGTCGGCCCCGGGCCGTTAGGCAGCGTCTCCTGGCGCGGCGGCGCCACCGCGGCCGCCGGTGACATCTTTCGCATCGTCGTCCACGGCAAGCAGACCCACGGCGCCTACCCGGCGGCCGGAGTCGACCCCATCGTCGTCGGCTCGCAGATCGTACTCGGCCTGCAGACGATCATTAGCCGCCAGTCCGACCTCACCACGGCGCCAGCCATCCTCACCGTTGGCGCGTTCCATTCCGGCCTGCGCGAGAACATCATCCCCGACAGCGCCTGGATGATCGGGACCGTGCGCACCCTCGACCCGCAGATGCGCACCGAGATCCACCAGCGCCTCACGCGCACCGCCGAGATGATTGCCCAGAGCGCCGGCGCCACCGCCGATGTGAAGATCGAACTCGGCTACCCCGTGACCGTGAATACCACGGCGCTCGCCCGGCGCATGCTCCCGTCGCTGCAGCGCGTGGTCGGCGCCGACAAGACCGTCGAGTCGCGCCCCGGCACCGCGGGCGAGGACTTCTCGCGCTATCTGGAGAAGGTCCCCGGCTTCTTCTTCTCGCTCGGCGTCACCCCCGCCGGCAAGGACCCGCGCACCGTCGCCGCCAACCACTCGCCGCTCTTCTTCGCCGACGAGCAGGCGCTTCGCGTCGGCGTGCGCCTCATGTCCAGCGTGGCCGTCGACTTCCTCGCGTTGGGCGCGCAGGTGCAACCCTGA
- the murB gene encoding UDP-N-acetylmuramate dehydrogenase, whose product MTQTPATVAAFMDAARGTLAAERLRANEPLAPYTTFKIGGPADVLYDATSADDLAEAVRLARATGTKHFVLGLGANILVGDKGFRGVVIRNAARGHRFVDDTGLRAESGATIRDLIFATIDRGLSGLEHYIGIPSTVGGAVWQNLHFLSPAPERARTMFIAEVVEAVELLTAAGERVTVDQTAMQFGYDTSRLHHTTDVALAVTFRLTPGDPFVMHRILQENLSWRGARHPWLDIHPSAGSIFQKIEGVGAGRLVDQCGLKGFRIGGAQISHIHANIMVNLGGATAADVRALIAHAQQAVVERFGEHLTPEIGFIGEF is encoded by the coding sequence ATGACTCAAACGCCTGCCACCGTCGCTGCGTTCATGGACGCCGCGCGCGGGACACTTGCGGCCGAACGCCTGCGCGCCAACGAGCCGCTTGCTCCATACACCACGTTCAAGATCGGCGGTCCGGCCGACGTGCTGTACGATGCCACCTCGGCCGACGATCTGGCAGAGGCGGTGCGCCTGGCGCGAGCGACGGGGACGAAGCACTTCGTGCTGGGGCTGGGCGCCAACATCCTGGTCGGCGACAAGGGCTTTCGCGGCGTCGTGATTCGCAACGCCGCGCGCGGGCACCGCTTCGTCGACGACACCGGGCTGCGCGCCGAGAGCGGGGCGACCATCCGGGACCTGATCTTCGCCACCATCGACCGCGGACTCTCGGGACTCGAGCACTATATCGGGATCCCCAGCACCGTGGGCGGCGCCGTCTGGCAGAACCTCCACTTCCTGTCGCCCGCGCCGGAACGCGCGCGCACCATGTTCATCGCCGAAGTGGTCGAGGCGGTGGAGCTGCTCACCGCGGCCGGGGAGCGCGTGACCGTCGACCAAACCGCCATGCAGTTCGGCTACGACACCTCGCGCCTGCACCACACCACCGACGTCGCGCTCGCGGTCACGTTCCGCCTAACGCCGGGCGACCCGTTCGTGATGCACCGCATCCTGCAGGAAAATCTGAGTTGGCGCGGGGCGCGGCACCCGTGGCTCGACATCCATCCCAGCGCCGGTTCGATCTTCCAGAAGATCGAGGGGGTGGGAGCGGGACGCCTGGTGGATCAGTGCGGGCTCAAGGGGTTCCGCATCGGCGGCGCACAGATCTCGCACATCCACGCCAACATCATGGTGAACCTCGGGGGCGCGACAGCGGCCGACGTGCGCGCGCTCATCGCCCACGCGCAGCAGGCCGTGGTCGAGCGGTTCGGGGAGCACCTCACGCCCGAGATCGGCTTCATCGGCGAGTTCTAG
- a CDS encoding YceI family protein, whose translation MTAPTTTTTLETWTIDASHTHVGFAVRHMMVATAKGTFTDVKGTVEFDGANLATAKINVEIAAASIDTKTADRDNHLRSPDFFDAAGHPTITFVSKKITPTDGNEFTIVGDLTIRGTTKEITLAAESHGSLRDPWGLDRAGFSASGKINRLDYGLNWNAALETGGFVVAQDVKITLDVEITKPGN comes from the coding sequence ATGACCGCTCCCACCACCACCACCACGCTCGAGACCTGGACGATCGACGCGTCCCACACGCACGTCGGCTTCGCTGTCCGTCACATGATGGTCGCGACCGCCAAGGGGACCTTCACCGACGTGAAGGGAACCGTCGAGTTCGACGGCGCCAATCTGGCCACTGCCAAGATCAACGTCGAGATCGCCGCCGCCTCGATCGACACGAAGACCGCCGACCGCGACAACCACCTCAGGTCGCCCGACTTCTTCGACGCCGCCGGCCACCCGACGATCACCTTCGTCAGCAAGAAGATCACCCCGACCGACGGCAACGAGTTCACCATCGTCGGCGACCTGACCATCCGCGGCACCACCAAGGAGATCACCCTGGCCGCCGAGTCGCATGGCTCGCTGCGTGATCCGTGGGGGCTCGACCGCGCCGGCTTCAGCGCCTCGGGGAAGATCAACCGCCTCGACTACGGCCTGAACTGGAATGCCGCGCTCGAGACCGGTGGCTTCGTCGTGGCGCAGGACGTGAAGATCACGCTCGACGTCGAGATCACGAAGCCGGGCAACTAG
- a CDS encoding ATP-binding cassette domain-containing protein: MSLLSIQSVSIAFGGPPVLDGASFSIERGERVSLVGRNGAGKSTLMKLLDGTMLPDTGEIVRQGGVTVARLEQDIPDGVHGTIYDVVAEGLGEDGRLLARYHEASLTVGVDASEANLKTLDRLHHAVDSANGWRLHTRVETVLEHLGLEADAQFEKASGGRKRQTLLARALVRQPDVLLLDEPTNHLDIDAIEWMEGYLIEQGITLLFVTHDRAFLRRLATRILELDRGKLVDWGTDYDTYLQRKDAALDSEQKAWDEFDRKLAIEEKWIRTGIRARRTRNEGRVRALEAMRRDRQARRERVGTVRLAAQEAERSGRLVIEARDVSFAHGERPIVRDLSTTIMRGDRVGLIGPNGSGKTTLLRLLLGELPPASGTVRHGTGLEVAYFDQLRDTLDPERSVFDSIADGAEWVQLTTGRQHVHGYLQDFLFPPDRARTPVRALSGGERNRLLLARLFTRSFNVLALDEPTNDLDIETLDLLEDLLIEFSGTLLVVSHDRDFLDHVVTSTLVMEGKGRVGEYAGGYSDWVRQRPAPVTTPAPRAGVPPTVAPSATNRRADKPRKLSFKEQKELEALPERIDALEQEKDALYARLSDPAFLRDGPAVSATTARLDAIEQETAAAMARWEALEAVASGG; this comes from the coding sequence GTGTCGCTCCTCTCCATTCAGTCGGTCTCCATCGCCTTCGGCGGTCCCCCCGTGCTCGACGGTGCCTCGTTCTCCATCGAGCGCGGCGAGCGCGTCTCGCTCGTGGGGCGCAACGGGGCGGGGAAGAGCACGCTGATGAAGCTGCTCGATGGCACGATGCTGCCCGACACAGGAGAGATCGTGCGGCAGGGCGGGGTGACCGTTGCCCGCCTGGAGCAGGACATCCCCGACGGTGTGCACGGGACGATCTACGATGTGGTGGCCGAGGGGTTGGGTGAGGACGGGCGACTGCTCGCGCGGTATCACGAGGCGTCGCTCACGGTTGGCGTCGACGCCTCGGAGGCCAACCTCAAGACGCTCGACCGCCTGCATCACGCCGTCGACTCCGCCAACGGCTGGCGCCTGCACACGCGCGTCGAGACGGTGCTCGAACACCTGGGGCTCGAGGCCGATGCGCAGTTCGAGAAGGCGAGCGGTGGGCGCAAGCGCCAGACGCTGCTCGCCCGCGCCCTGGTCAGGCAGCCCGACGTCCTCCTGCTCGACGAACCCACCAACCACCTCGACATCGACGCGATCGAGTGGATGGAGGGCTATCTCATCGAGCAGGGGATCACCCTTCTCTTCGTCACCCACGACCGCGCCTTCCTGCGGCGGCTGGCGACGCGCATCCTCGAGCTGGACCGCGGGAAGCTCGTCGATTGGGGGACGGACTACGACACGTATCTCCAGCGGAAGGACGCCGCGCTCGACTCCGAGCAGAAGGCGTGGGACGAGTTCGACCGCAAGCTGGCCATCGAGGAGAAGTGGATTCGCACCGGTATCCGCGCCCGGCGGACCCGCAACGAGGGGCGGGTCCGTGCGCTGGAGGCGATGCGTCGCGACCGCCAGGCGCGGCGCGAGCGGGTGGGGACGGTGCGGCTGGCGGCGCAGGAGGCCGAGCGGTCGGGACGCCTGGTGATCGAGGCGCGCGATGTCTCCTTTGCCCACGGCGAACGGCCGATCGTGCGCGACCTCTCGACGACGATCATGCGCGGCGACCGGGTGGGGCTCATCGGCCCCAACGGGTCGGGGAAGACGACGCTGCTCCGCCTCTTGTTAGGCGAACTTCCGCCGGCCAGCGGGACCGTCCGTCACGGCACCGGGCTCGAAGTCGCCTACTTCGACCAGCTCCGCGACACGCTCGATCCGGAGCGCTCGGTCTTCGACTCCATCGCCGACGGCGCCGAGTGGGTGCAGCTGACGACAGGGCGCCAGCACGTGCACGGCTACCTGCAGGACTTCCTCTTTCCCCCCGATCGGGCCCGCACCCCGGTACGCGCCTTGTCGGGCGGGGAGCGCAACCGCTTGCTGCTGGCGCGCCTCTTCACGCGGTCGTTCAACGTCCTCGCCCTCGACGAGCCGACGAACGATCTCGACATCGAGACGCTCGACCTGCTCGAGGACCTGCTGATCGAGTTCAGTGGGACGCTGCTGGTGGTGAGTCACGACCGCGACTTCCTCGATCACGTCGTCACCAGCACGCTGGTGATGGAGGGGAAGGGACGGGTGGGCGAGTACGCCGGCGGCTACAGCGACTGGGTGCGCCAGCGCCCGGCCCCCGTGACAACGCCCGCGCCAAGAGCCGGCGTACCGCCCACGGTTGCTCCGTCAGCCACAAACCGCCGCGCCGACAAGCCGCGCAAGCTCTCCTTCAAGGAGCAGAAGGAACTCGAGGCCCTGCCGGAGCGCATTGACGCCCTGGAGCAGGAGAAGGACGCGTTATACGCTCGGCTCTCGGATCCCGCCTTCCTGCGCGACGGCCCCGCGGTGAGTGCCACGACCGCCCGACTCGACGCCATCGAGCAGGAGACCGCCGCCGCGATGGCCCGCTGGGAAGCGCTGGAGGCCGTCGCCTCAGGCGGATGA
- a CDS encoding DUF1028 domain-containing protein has translation MRILSRFRLAVAALFLLAAVPRVAHATWSVIAVDRATGRMVVSSATCVAQAGFARFPAKGLMDVQAIIAPGFGVAAAQAGVDRTRANQALIFGQLKQGTHPSAILAMLVTDTLIQTRQFGIVDLQGRFSGFSGAKNGVASNSVQGQVPGTQVYYSIQGNILASYAVVQNAVAAFERENGTLEDRVMAAMEAADAAGGDKRCSCATQPVPKTVAACTARTAHVAYLVSADSTSTNGASYNDGSYRMYLDVTDENTTPEENPNPVKTLRLRYDAWKRSAR, from the coding sequence GTGCGCATTCTCTCCCGCTTCCGTCTCGCGGTCGCCGCGCTTTTCCTGCTCGCCGCTGTGCCCCGAGTGGCGCATGCCACCTGGTCGGTCATCGCGGTCGATCGCGCCACGGGACGCATGGTCGTCTCGTCGGCGACGTGCGTGGCCCAGGCGGGCTTTGCGCGCTTTCCGGCCAAGGGGTTGATGGATGTGCAGGCGATCATCGCCCCGGGCTTTGGCGTCGCGGCGGCGCAGGCCGGGGTCGATCGCACGCGCGCCAACCAGGCGCTGATCTTCGGCCAGCTCAAGCAGGGGACGCATCCGTCGGCGATCCTGGCCATGCTCGTCACCGATACGCTCATCCAGACGCGCCAGTTCGGGATCGTCGACCTGCAGGGGCGCTTCAGTGGCTTCTCCGGGGCCAAGAACGGCGTCGCATCCAACAGCGTGCAGGGGCAGGTCCCGGGGACGCAGGTCTACTACTCCATCCAGGGGAACATCCTCGCCTCGTACGCCGTGGTGCAGAACGCGGTGGCGGCGTTCGAGCGCGAGAACGGGACGCTCGAGGATCGCGTGATGGCGGCGATGGAGGCGGCCGATGCGGCCGGGGGTGACAAGCGGTGCAGCTGCGCGACGCAGCCGGTGCCGAAGACGGTCGCGGCGTGCACCGCCCGCACAGCGCACGTGGCCTACCTCGTCTCGGCCGATTCGACGTCGACCAACGGGGCGTCGTACAATGACGGGAGCTACCGCATGTACCTCGACGTCACCGACGAGAACACGACGCCAGAGGAAAACCCGAATCCGGTGAAGACGTTGCGTCTGCGATACGACGCGTGGAAGCGTTCGGCGCGGTAG